CGCCAGGTACTGATCCAACATGCCGGCCAGACTTGCTCCGATCGCCAATCCCGAATCGCGCATCCGGGCGCTCTCCGCGGTCCCGATCTGGGCCCGGCGGGTGGGGCCGATCAGGCCCAGCCAGGTCTCGGCTCCGGATTCGATCACGACCCGGGCCGCGTCCGGATCGCAGTTGAAGTTGTATTCCCCGCGGGGTCCGTCGGGAAACTCGCCGCCCATGATCAGCAACCGGGCGGCGTTGGTGGCGAAATTCGGGTCCTGCCGGATCGCGTGCGCCAGGTTGGTCAGCGGACCGACCGCGCAAACGGTGATTCGGCCGGGCGCACGATTGACCATTTCCAGGAGGGCGTCGACGCCGTCGCCCGGTTCCACGCGGGCCCGCTCGGGCACGAAACCGGCGCCCGAATCCATCGAGGTACCTGCCGCCAGTCCGGAGTAGTTGGGCCTTTCCCCCGCGTAGACCGGAACGTCATCCCGGCCGCATTCCTCCAGGACCCGTCGCGCCAGGCGGGCACGCGCCCGGGTGTCGCCGTGGGCGGTGATAACCGCGCGCAGATCGATGCGCGGACTGACGGCGGCCAACGCGATCGCGAACACGTCGTCCACGTCGTCGCCGGTATCGGTGTCCAGCACCACCGGCACGGCATCGGGATCGCGTTCGGGGTATGCGGACAATGGAATTCCTAGGGTTGGTCAGGTAATCGGCAAGGACACCGGTATTTTGGGCACAACATTCGATCATTCGGCGCGCGGCACCGTCGCCGGCGGGCGCGGCATGGTCGCGGCCGGTCACCCGCTGGCGGCCGGAGTCGGTCTGCAGGCCCTTGCCCGGGGCGGCAACGCTTTCGACGCCGCGGTGGCAATGGCGGCCGCGATCGCGGTCGTTGAACCGGCCATGAATTCGATCGGGGGCGATGCTTTCGCCATCGTCAAATCGCCCGACTCCGCCCAACCGCAGGCCTTCAATTCCTCGGGCCCGGCCCCGGCCGCGGCGCGCGCGCGCGATTACGGGGAGCGAATCGCCCCGGAGGGACTGGCGGCCGCCACCATCCCGGCAGCGGTGCGCTTGTGGGAGCAACTGCACGGCGAGTTCGGTCGTCTCAAATGGGCGGACCTGCTAGCTCCGGCGATCGAATTCGCCGATCGCGGAGTCCCGGTTTCGCAGCTCTTGGCCGGCCACATCCAAGCCAACCGGAATTCGCTGGCCCGTTTTCCCGACAGCGCCCGCACATATCTTCCCGGCGGCGCTCCGCTTCGGGCCGGGGAAACCCTCTGGCAACGGCCGTTGGCCCGGACCCTCGCAGAAGTCTCCGAGCGCGGGGCGGTCGGACTCGCCGAGGGATCATTCGCCGGGGCGCTCGAAGCCTACGCCCGGGACCTGGGGCTCGCGCACCGGCGCAGCGATTTCCAGCTGCTGCGCTGCGACCGGCTCGCTCCGCTCAGCACTCCCTATCTGGGCCGCACGGTCTGGGTCCAGCCCCCGGTCAGCCAGGGTTACGTCACCCTGGCCGCGCTTGCGATAGCCGATCTGGCCGGGGCCGGCGAGCTCGAGTATTCGGATCCGGTCCGGGTGCACATTGCGATCGAAGCCAAGAAACAGGCTTTCCAGTTGCGGCACCGTTTTCTGGGCGATCCCGACCTTGCCGGAGCCAGTTCCGCGGAAATACTCGACGGTGACTTGCTGGCCGCTTCGGCCGCGCGGATCGACCATACCCGCGCCGCCCGCCACGCGATCCCGGAGCCCCTGCCGGTGGGGAGCGACACCACCTGCCTGGCAGCGGCCGACGCCGAAGGCAACTCGGTCGCCTACATCCAGAGCATCTTCGCCGCGTTCGGTTCGCGCGCCATGGTGCCGGGGACCGGGGTGATGATGAACAATCGCATGACCGGGTTTTCGCTGGACCCCAGACACCCGAACTTTCTGCGCGGCGGGCGACGGCCGGTCCACACCCTGATGACCTGGATGGTCACAGACGCCGAATTGCCGGTGGCTTTCGGTTCAACCGCCGGCGGCCACTACCAGGTACAGACCAACCAGCAGGTCATCGACAACCACCTGCGGTTTGGGATGGATCTGCAACGGGCGCTCGAAGCGCCCCGCTGGGGTCATGACGAGACGAGCGGGGACGTCTACGTGGAGGAGCGCTTTGGCGCGCCGATGGCAGCGACCCTGCGAACCCTCGGGCACGAGGCCGCCGGGGCGGGCCTTTGGGGGGCGGGATCGCGCGGTCTGGCGATCGGCCGCGACCCGGCGAGCGGCAATCTCTGGGGGGCCAGCGATCCGCGCTGGCACGGGGTCGCCATCGGGTTCTGACTAACCCGGCGACCGGAACCGCGCCGGCCTACCTTCCCAGGGCGTAGTCGATGATCAGCTGGTTCACGACCTGCTCGACCGGAGCC
The Chloroflexota bacterium genome window above contains:
- a CDS encoding nucleoside hydrolase is translated as MPLSAYPERDPDAVPVVLDTDTGDDVDDVFAIALAAVSPRIDLRAVITAHGDTRARARLARRVLEECGRDDVPVYAGERPNYSGLAAGTSMDSGAGFVPERARVEPGDGVDALLEMVNRAPGRITVCAVGPLTNLAHAIRQDPNFATNAARLLIMGGEFPDGPRGEYNFNCDPDAARVVIESGAETWLGLIGPTRRAQIGTAESARMRDSGLAIGASLAGMLDQYLAVRVRDRTPMFDGATLGELIWPELYSWRDGMVGADVESGRMRLRRGSNPARLMEDLEPDRFCGLMLDAILAPA